The following are from one region of the Stenotrophomonas lactitubi genome:
- a CDS encoding sensor histidine kinase codes for MARPIRSITLGLAWRLFLAQAFTVLFAVVALILTWGDKDTWGMDMFMAESAANAVHSEGGRLVLDEARWQKLDARAGGNLWFAAVDDRGAWLQRGTLPAIHAPLLARLPTLGATELGSLVPPYLDVARVMIRNEDGRRITVMVGGAPKGGLLDGALMVLRLIGLWFFLPLIVVTLLVMPTVIHRAMRGVRRSAQQAKELDIGQPGARLDAQLVSTEVAPLVEAFNDAIDKVQQGYAARDKFLADAAHELRVPIAVVQARLSQLPQGELKSQLLTDVARLGNVAEHLLDLQRLDRNIAALQRLDLAHVVREAAADLAPLVVGAGYGFEVDAPETPVWIHGDGLALGRVIANLVHNAIVHGGGRGTICVRLDRQGLLEVSDQGAGVPVGDREAIFEPFHRLRAAGSGSGLGLHLVKEIVQHHGGTVSVGEAVGGGASFRVNFHRGSVRR; via the coding sequence ATGGCACGACCAATCCGTTCGATCACGCTGGGTCTGGCATGGCGGTTGTTCCTGGCGCAGGCCTTCACGGTGTTGTTCGCCGTGGTTGCGTTGATCCTGACGTGGGGCGACAAGGACACCTGGGGCATGGACATGTTCATGGCCGAGAGCGCGGCCAACGCCGTGCACAGCGAAGGCGGCCGGCTGGTGCTGGATGAAGCACGCTGGCAGAAGCTCGATGCGCGTGCCGGTGGCAACCTGTGGTTCGCGGCGGTCGACGATCGCGGCGCATGGCTGCAGCGCGGCACGCTGCCTGCCATTCACGCGCCGCTGTTGGCCCGCCTGCCGACACTGGGTGCCACCGAGCTGGGGTCGCTGGTACCGCCGTACCTGGACGTGGCCCGGGTGATGATCCGCAACGAGGACGGCCGCCGCATCACGGTGATGGTGGGCGGGGCGCCGAAGGGCGGCCTGCTGGATGGCGCGTTGATGGTGCTGCGGTTGATCGGCCTGTGGTTCTTCCTGCCGTTGATCGTGGTCACGCTGCTGGTGATGCCGACGGTGATCCATCGGGCCATGCGTGGCGTGCGCCGGTCGGCGCAGCAGGCCAAGGAGCTGGATATCGGCCAGCCCGGCGCGCGCCTGGACGCGCAGCTGGTGTCGACCGAGGTGGCGCCTCTGGTCGAAGCGTTCAACGATGCGATCGACAAGGTGCAGCAGGGCTACGCAGCACGCGACAAGTTCCTGGCCGATGCGGCGCATGAACTGCGGGTGCCGATTGCGGTGGTGCAGGCGCGCTTGTCGCAGTTGCCGCAGGGGGAGCTGAAATCGCAGTTGCTGACCGATGTCGCCCGTCTCGGCAACGTCGCCGAGCACCTGCTCGACCTGCAACGCCTGGACAGGAACATCGCCGCGTTGCAGCGGCTGGACCTGGCGCATGTCGTGCGCGAAGCGGCCGCCGACCTCGCGCCGCTGGTCGTTGGCGCCGGCTATGGCTTCGAAGTGGATGCGCCGGAAACGCCGGTATGGATCCATGGCGATGGCCTGGCCCTGGGCAGGGTGATCGCCAACCTGGTGCACAACGCCATCGTCCACGGCGGCGGGCGCGGCACCATCTGCGTGCGTCTGGACCGGCAGGGCCTGCTGGAAGTCAGCGATCAGGGCGCCGGTGTGCCGGTCGGTGACCGCGAGGCGATCTTCGAGCCGTTCCATCGCCTGCGCGCCGCCGGCAGCGGCAGCGGCCTTGGCCTGCATCTGGTCAAGGAAATCGTGCAGCACCACGGCGGCACGGTGAGCGTGGGCGAGGCTGTCGGGGGCGGCGCCAGTTTCCGGGTCAACTTCCACCGCGGCAGCGTGCGGCGCTAG
- the uvrB gene encoding excinuclease ABC subunit UvrB yields the protein MSDSFQLVSPYSPAGDQPDAIAKLTSNFEAGVAKQTLLGVTGSGKTYTIANVIQQIQKPTLIMAPNKTLAAQLYGEFKAFFPHNAVEYFVSYYDYYQPEAYVPSSDTFIEKDSSINEHIEQMRLAATKTLLSRPDAIVVATVSAIYGLGAPEDYLSLRLILSKGERIDQRDLINHLTQLQYTRNEYELQRGTFRVRGEVIDVFPAESDSEALRIELFDGEVEKITMFDPLTGETMRNLMRFTVYPKTHYATTRERVLAAVETIKVELKERLEQLYAQNKLVEAQRLAQRTQFDLEMMAEVGFCNGIENYSRHLTGKNAGEPPPTLFDYLPADALLVIDESHVTIPQIGAMFKGDRSRKETLVEFGFRLPSALDNRPLRFEEWEARCPRSIYVSATPGPYEFREAGEDMAELVVRPTGLIDPVVEIRPVGTQVDDLMSEANERIKAGDRVLVTTLTKRMAENLTEYLTEHGIRVRYLHSDIDTVERVEIIRDLRLGKFDVLVGINLLREGLDMPEVSLVAILDADKEGFLRSTGSLIQTIGRAARNVRGKAILYADRITRSMQAAIDETDRRRAKQVEYNQEHGIIPRSVLRPIVDVLEGARSDAAEKEAKKGKGKGRSGVAEDTADYRSLSPAQLAARLKALEQRMYQHAKDLEFEDAARVRDQIRQLKEASLG from the coding sequence ATGAGCGACAGTTTTCAACTTGTCTCGCCGTATTCGCCGGCGGGCGACCAGCCCGATGCCATCGCCAAGCTGACCAGCAATTTCGAGGCTGGCGTGGCCAAGCAGACCCTGCTGGGCGTGACCGGCTCGGGCAAGACCTACACCATCGCCAACGTCATCCAGCAGATCCAGAAGCCGACGCTGATCATGGCGCCGAACAAGACCCTGGCAGCGCAGCTGTACGGTGAGTTCAAGGCGTTCTTCCCGCACAACGCGGTGGAGTACTTCGTCAGCTATTACGACTACTACCAGCCGGAAGCCTACGTGCCGTCGTCGGACACCTTCATCGAGAAGGACAGTTCGATCAACGAGCACATCGAGCAGATGCGGCTGGCGGCGACCAAGACCCTGCTGTCGCGACCGGATGCGATCGTGGTGGCGACCGTTTCGGCCATCTACGGTCTGGGCGCACCGGAAGACTACCTGTCGCTGCGCTTGATCCTGTCCAAGGGCGAGCGCATCGACCAGCGCGACCTGATCAATCACCTGACCCAGCTGCAGTACACGCGCAATGAATACGAGCTGCAGCGCGGCACCTTCCGCGTGCGCGGTGAAGTGATCGACGTATTCCCGGCAGAATCGGACAGTGAAGCCCTGCGCATCGAACTGTTCGATGGCGAAGTCGAGAAGATCACGATGTTCGATCCGCTCACCGGCGAGACCATGCGCAACCTGATGCGCTTCACGGTGTACCCGAAGACCCACTACGCCACCACGCGCGAACGGGTGCTGGCAGCGGTGGAGACCATCAAGGTCGAGCTGAAGGAGCGGCTGGAACAGCTGTACGCGCAGAACAAGCTGGTCGAGGCGCAGCGCCTGGCCCAACGCACCCAGTTCGACCTCGAAATGATGGCCGAAGTGGGCTTCTGCAATGGCATCGAGAACTACTCGCGGCACTTGACCGGCAAGAACGCGGGCGAGCCGCCGCCGACCCTGTTCGATTACCTGCCGGCCGATGCGTTGCTGGTGATCGACGAATCGCATGTGACCATTCCGCAGATCGGCGCTATGTTCAAGGGCGACCGTTCGCGCAAGGAAACCCTGGTCGAGTTCGGCTTCCGCTTGCCGTCGGCGCTGGACAACCGTCCGCTGCGCTTCGAGGAATGGGAAGCGCGCTGCCCGCGCAGCATCTACGTGTCGGCGACGCCGGGCCCTTACGAATTCCGTGAGGCTGGCGAAGACATGGCCGAGCTGGTGGTGCGCCCGACCGGCCTGATCGATCCGGTGGTGGAGATCCGCCCGGTCGGCACCCAGGTCGATGATCTGATGAGCGAGGCCAACGAGCGGATCAAGGCCGGTGATCGCGTGCTGGTCACCACCCTGACCAAGCGCATGGCCGAGAACCTCACCGAGTACCTGACCGAGCACGGTATCCGCGTGCGCTATCTGCACTCGGATATCGATACCGTCGAGCGCGTGGAGATCATCCGCGACCTGCGCCTGGGCAAGTTCGATGTGCTGGTCGGCATCAACCTGCTGCGCGAAGGGCTGGACATGCCCGAGGTCTCACTGGTGGCGATCCTGGATGCGGACAAGGAGGGCTTCCTGCGCTCGACTGGTTCGTTGATCCAGACCATCGGCCGTGCGGCCCGCAACGTACGCGGCAAGGCGATCCTGTATGCGGACAGGATCACCCGTTCGATGCAGGCAGCGATTGACGAGACCGACCGTCGTCGCGCCAAGCAGGTCGAGTACAACCAGGAACACGGCATCATTCCGCGCTCGGTCCTGCGGCCGATTGTCGATGTGCTGGAGGGCGCGCGCTCGGATGCTGCCGAGAAGGAAGCCAAGAAGGGCAAGGGCAAGGGCCGTTCCGGTGTGGCCGAAGACACGGCCGACTACCGTTCGCTCAGTCCGGCGCAGCTGGCCGCTCGCCTCAAGGCGCTGGAGCAGCGGATGTACCAGCATGCCAAGGACCTGGAATTCGAGGATGCCGCCCGGGTCCGCGACCAGATCAGGCAGCTGAAGGAAGCCAGCCTGGGCTGA
- a CDS encoding pilus assembly protein: protein MSRRTSRIIAASALAMLGAGGYFAYNLFAAQGQGDLAQAPLNNTTSIQPAFIMAVDDSNSMTFERIFRGGDGRMQWNGSSFFSSAGVFYNVGEGCSNNSTDCYLYLFPHSNFNTSYSPGRAIPPIDAFGFARSPTYNAGYYNPAVTYEPWSLPQRDANNATLWQPASFGAARVDPRDSTLYGSDFYTGYNTVYDLAYRQVNGEAFQFLSGMTIPSGTRYRSNGRSCNSNSSNGLPSSGNNWTNLGSDVTVRADCTVQIAYVPATFYLPVDQAAPAGYLTSDANRPIVSDACGPGCNMRRYQILPENYGANTTQLADAQKNFANWFQYHRNRILSMVGSSSHAMFGVENMRVGYFTINNRQDVTMYDVATQRPDLFGQIYRLKPNGGTPNRQAVAFLGEQFRRTDAGAPVIRACQKNGGMLFTDGYTNVNNSAGGYGNADSAGGTHFPGAPFADGYSNTIADIAASYYAGPSTPLRSGSSFQAGLVPVPEQCKSLSQTSPDWKRLDCQTNLHMNFYGVTLGAQGLIYEVNQAATSDPYANPPSWNSNGDPLSDDDGRVIDELWHAAINSRGEFINAKTPSDVTDAMRRVLSAVGSGSSPSGTFALSGARIGAGSLTVTPMYDVQNNGTDWYSRLTASSVSVNPTTREAQYSTMWEASAQIPAAAARNVYFDDGSSVRRFDTSTVTLAGLCGLSNSLYPSQSICTTANLTALGATAASAANYLLGDTSGEVRNNGKLRDRTTVLGDIVNSTPVISAPVDDFGYRALGGTLASSYITYLNSKRSNNRYVVYAGANDGMLHAFDGGMDAAGTTGGNGGRELFGYIPATSYGHMGNLLLPYDPAKKNAQPFVHKYFVDGPLTVGDTFYGTSWHTTLVGSTGAGGRGVFALDVTTPGSFAAGNRLWEINDLAGDAAVRANIGHVLGKPVIVPVRAADGTVSWKAIFGNGYSSASGKAVLFVVDIGTGAPTVRMIEASEANSTIAGRNGLGNVVVLDRVNNLVTDPATGAPARVRDGYADTVYAADLKGAVWKFDLLSSATSVTVPVFTTGTFVQSGSTYRQPITGGLQVASGEAGGVLVMFGTGSFSFNDDTLPVSYTQVQSLYGFNDQVNGAVTTTLTRANLTSNSVVTSGSSRTLQVGTRPAASVGWYVDLPAGERSVGYPELASGILFIPTYAPQEVTSGCSTSGANWLFGLNPRSGIAGLSGARSGSPTGISAASGTAAIALATSGTAPIKDVGVSVVPRLQPPTNPGSGAEVPGVPPGAGCWMAVSVSGAPPLYVPYPCGRQSWRQIQ, encoded by the coding sequence ATGTCCCGTCGTACTTCCCGGATCATCGCCGCGTCCGCGCTCGCCATGCTTGGTGCCGGCGGCTACTTCGCCTACAACCTGTTCGCCGCACAGGGGCAGGGTGACCTGGCGCAGGCGCCGCTGAACAACACTACGTCGATCCAGCCAGCCTTCATCATGGCAGTGGATGATTCCAACTCGATGACGTTCGAGCGCATCTTCCGCGGTGGCGACGGCCGGATGCAGTGGAATGGAAGCAGCTTCTTCAGCTCGGCCGGCGTGTTCTACAACGTGGGCGAGGGTTGCTCGAACAACTCCACCGATTGCTATCTCTACCTGTTCCCGCATTCGAACTTCAATACGTCCTACTCGCCCGGGCGCGCCATTCCTCCGATCGATGCGTTCGGTTTTGCCCGCTCGCCGACCTACAACGCCGGTTACTACAATCCGGCGGTGACTTATGAGCCGTGGAGTCTGCCGCAGCGTGATGCCAACAACGCCACTCTCTGGCAGCCGGCGTCCTTCGGTGCGGCGCGCGTGGATCCGCGCGATTCGACGTTGTATGGCAGTGATTTCTACACGGGCTACAACACGGTGTACGACCTTGCCTACCGGCAGGTCAATGGTGAAGCCTTCCAGTTCCTGAGCGGCATGACCATTCCGTCCGGTACCCGATACCGTTCCAACGGCCGCAGCTGCAATTCGAACAGCAGCAATGGCCTGCCCAGCTCCGGCAACAACTGGACCAATCTGGGCAGTGACGTGACGGTGCGTGCGGACTGCACGGTGCAGATCGCCTACGTGCCAGCCACCTTCTACCTGCCGGTCGATCAGGCCGCGCCCGCAGGCTATCTCACCAGCGATGCCAACCGGCCGATCGTCAGCGACGCCTGTGGCCCCGGCTGCAACATGCGCCGGTACCAGATCCTGCCGGAGAACTACGGAGCAAATACGACGCAGCTGGCGGATGCGCAGAAGAACTTCGCCAACTGGTTCCAGTACCACCGCAACCGCATCCTGTCGATGGTGGGTTCGTCCTCGCATGCCATGTTCGGCGTGGAGAACATGCGGGTGGGTTACTTCACCATCAACAACCGCCAGGACGTGACGATGTATGACGTCGCGACCCAGCGTCCAGATCTATTCGGGCAGATCTACCGGCTCAAGCCCAACGGCGGTACGCCGAACCGTCAGGCCGTGGCTTTCCTGGGCGAGCAGTTCCGCCGTACCGACGCCGGGGCTCCGGTGATCCGCGCCTGCCAGAAGAACGGCGGAATGCTGTTCACCGACGGCTACACCAACGTCAACAACTCTGCTGGCGGTTACGGCAACGCTGACTCGGCAGGCGGCACCCACTTCCCCGGTGCGCCCTTTGCTGATGGCTACAGCAATACCATCGCCGATATTGCCGCTTCCTATTACGCAGGGCCCTCGACGCCATTGCGGTCGGGTAGCAGTTTCCAGGCCGGGCTCGTGCCCGTGCCGGAGCAGTGCAAATCGCTCAGCCAGACGTCGCCGGACTGGAAGCGCCTGGACTGCCAGACCAACCTGCACATGAACTTCTACGGCGTCACTCTCGGTGCACAGGGCCTGATTTACGAGGTCAACCAGGCCGCGACCAGTGATCCTTACGCCAATCCGCCAAGCTGGAATTCCAATGGCGATCCGCTCAGTGATGACGATGGCCGCGTGATCGATGAACTTTGGCATGCGGCGATCAACAGCCGTGGTGAATTCATCAACGCGAAGACGCCCTCGGACGTGACAGATGCAATGCGTCGTGTGCTCTCTGCGGTCGGTTCGGGTTCCTCGCCGTCCGGCACGTTTGCCCTCAGCGGCGCGCGTATCGGCGCCGGTTCGCTGACGGTCACACCGATGTACGACGTGCAGAACAATGGCACGGACTGGTACAGCCGCCTGACGGCAAGCAGTGTGTCGGTGAATCCGACCACCCGTGAAGCCCAGTATTCGACGATGTGGGAGGCCAGTGCGCAGATTCCGGCCGCTGCTGCACGCAACGTGTATTTCGACGATGGCAGCAGCGTGCGTAGATTTGACACCAGCACGGTTACGCTGGCTGGGCTGTGTGGGCTGTCCAATAGTCTGTATCCGTCACAGTCGATCTGTACGACGGCCAACCTGACGGCGCTGGGGGCCACTGCCGCATCGGCAGCCAATTATCTTCTGGGCGATACCTCGGGCGAGGTGCGCAACAACGGCAAACTGCGCGACCGTACCACCGTGCTGGGCGACATCGTCAATTCGACCCCGGTCATCAGTGCCCCGGTCGACGACTTCGGCTACCGGGCCCTGGGCGGTACGCTGGCCTCCAGCTACATCACCTACCTGAACTCCAAGCGTTCCAACAATCGCTATGTGGTCTATGCGGGCGCCAATGACGGCATGCTGCACGCCTTCGATGGCGGAATGGACGCGGCGGGTACCACCGGCGGCAATGGTGGTCGCGAACTGTTCGGCTACATCCCGGCCACGTCTTACGGGCACATGGGCAACCTGCTGCTGCCGTATGACCCGGCCAAGAAGAACGCACAGCCGTTCGTCCACAAATACTTCGTGGATGGGCCGCTGACCGTTGGCGATACTTTCTATGGCACGTCCTGGCACACGACACTGGTGGGGAGTACCGGTGCCGGTGGTCGCGGTGTATTCGCGCTGGATGTGACCACGCCGGGCAGCTTCGCGGCCGGTAATCGCCTCTGGGAGATCAACGATCTGGCGGGTGATGCGGCCGTCCGCGCCAACATCGGACACGTTCTGGGCAAGCCGGTGATCGTGCCGGTACGTGCAGCCGATGGCACGGTCAGCTGGAAGGCAATCTTCGGCAACGGCTATTCCAGTGCCAGTGGCAAAGCGGTGCTGTTCGTGGTCGACATCGGCACCGGCGCGCCCACGGTGCGCATGATCGAGGCCAGCGAAGCCAACTCGACGATTGCCGGGCGCAATGGCCTTGGCAACGTCGTGGTCCTTGATCGTGTCAACAATCTGGTCACTGACCCGGCAACGGGTGCGCCGGCGCGCGTGCGCGACGGATACGCCGATACCGTGTACGCGGCCGACCTGAAGGGCGCAGTGTGGAAGTTCGATCTGCTGTCCAGTGCCACCTCGGTGACCGTGCCGGTGTTCACTACCGGTACTTTCGTACAGAGCGGCTCGACCTATCGCCAGCCCATCACCGGCGGCCTGCAGGTTGCGTCGGGTGAAGCAGGGGGCGTGCTGGTGATGTTCGGCACCGGTAGCTTCTCGTTCAACGATGACACCTTGCCGGTGTCCTATACGCAGGTCCAGAGCCTCTATGGGTTCAACGACCAGGTCAATGGCGCGGTGACCACGACGTTGACGCGTGCCAACCTGACCTCCAATTCCGTGGTGACCAGCGGCAGCTCACGTACGCTGCAGGTGGGTACGCGACCGGCAGCGTCGGTCGGCTGGTATGTGGATCTTCCGGCCGGTGAACGCTCGGTAGGCTATCCGGAGCTCGCCTCGGGCATCCTGTTCATCCCGACCTACGCGCCACAGGAAGTCACCAGCGGCTGCAGCACCTCGGGTGCGAACTGGCTATTTGGCCTGAATCCCCGCAGTGGCATCGCCGGGCTCTCCGGCGCCCGTTCGGGGTCTCCAACGGGCATCTCGGCAGCCTCGGGCACCGCGGCGATCGCGTTGGCAACCTCGGGTACCGCACCGATCAAGGATGTGGGCGTGTCCGTCGTGCCGCGCCTGCAACCGCCCACCAATCCAGGCAGTGGCGCCGAGGTTCCGGGTGTGCCGCCGGGAGCGGGTTGCTGGATGGCTGTCAGCGTTTCCGGCGCTCCCCCCCTGTACGTACCGTATCCCTGTGGCCGCCAGTCCTGGCGCCAGATCCAGTAA
- a CDS encoding GspH/FimT family pseudopilin, translating to MQMSRLRGHTLTEILVTVAVLAILASVAFAPASDMLDRLRSDQLRLQLHSAMNLARSTALERRQGVVACPSDDGRTCGDNWGRGWLLLPERWRGAEASAPEPLAARVLDSHRSLSAFATHGRPQIVFRANGRSAGSNARIVICQHGQIRAEVVVSNTGRVRSLRSTEQAPC from the coding sequence ATGCAGATGTCCCGACTTCGCGGCCATACCCTCACGGAAATACTGGTCACTGTTGCCGTCTTGGCAATTCTCGCGAGCGTGGCGTTCGCTCCGGCCAGCGACATGTTGGATCGCCTGCGATCGGATCAGTTGCGGCTGCAGTTGCACAGCGCGATGAATCTGGCACGCAGCACCGCGCTTGAGCGTCGCCAAGGCGTTGTGGCCTGCCCCAGCGACGACGGCCGCACCTGTGGAGACAACTGGGGTCGCGGCTGGTTGCTTCTTCCGGAGCGCTGGCGCGGCGCAGAGGCGTCGGCGCCTGAACCACTGGCCGCCAGGGTACTGGACAGCCACCGCTCACTGAGTGCGTTTGCCACCCATGGCCGTCCACAGATCGTGTTCCGCGCGAATGGACGCAGTGCAGGCAGCAACGCCCGCATCGTTATCTGCCAGCATGGGCAGATACGTGCTGAAGTCGTGGTCAGCAACACCGGCCGCGTACGCTCGCTACGCTCGACCGAACAGGCACCTTGCTGA
- a CDS encoding type IV pilin protein, with amino-acid sequence MPAPRSLLARAPGFTLIELMIVVAVVAILAAVAYPSYADQVRKSRRAQAKADLVEYAQSAERSHTTNNTYANFRFSNGATSIQSPREGGTAYYTVSIQAAQGTFTLTAAPQGTQTKDKCGTLTVNQANVKTPAASTVAGCW; translated from the coding sequence ATGCCGGCCCCCCGTTCCCTGCTGGCGCGTGCGCCCGGATTCACCCTGATCGAGCTGATGATCGTAGTGGCCGTGGTGGCCATCCTGGCAGCCGTGGCCTATCCGTCCTACGCCGACCAGGTGCGGAAGTCGCGCCGGGCACAGGCCAAGGCGGACCTGGTGGAATACGCGCAGTCGGCCGAGCGTTCGCACACCACCAACAACACGTATGCCAATTTCCGTTTCAGCAATGGAGCGACCTCCATCCAGTCGCCGCGCGAAGGCGGGACGGCGTACTACACCGTCAGCATCCAGGCGGCGCAGGGGACGTTCACATTGACGGCGGCTCCGCAGGGTACGCAGACCAAGGACAAATGCGGCACGCTCACCGTGAACCAGGCCAATGTGAAGACGCCGGCCGCGTCGACGGTGGCCGGCTGCTGGTGA
- a CDS encoding TlpA family protein disulfide reductase: protein MLKRALFPVVALLLAALVIMLSWQNRQLRQVNEQMAAQLQQTQLDAHGPAIGTRPELLTLRTTQQAHVDIGGARAVPQILYFFSTACRYCLASVPQLQQIAAARGSAELIGVGLPPYDQLAAYAGKHALAFPIAVDDQGEVSKRYRATLTPMLMVLAADGSVAYKHVGQLDTETVQAVANAMNPGSHTN, encoded by the coding sequence ATGCTCAAGCGTGCACTGTTTCCCGTAGTCGCCCTGCTGCTGGCCGCACTGGTCATCATGCTCTCCTGGCAGAACCGCCAGTTGCGGCAGGTCAACGAACAGATGGCGGCGCAACTGCAGCAGACCCAGCTGGATGCACATGGTCCTGCAATCGGCACCCGGCCTGAACTGTTGACGCTGCGGACGACGCAGCAGGCCCATGTCGATATCGGTGGCGCCCGCGCCGTTCCGCAGATCCTCTACTTCTTCTCTACCGCCTGCCGCTACTGCCTGGCCTCGGTGCCGCAACTGCAGCAGATCGCGGCGGCGCGTGGCAGCGCCGAACTGATCGGTGTCGGCTTGCCACCCTACGATCAGCTTGCCGCGTACGCCGGCAAACACGCGCTGGCGTTTCCGATCGCCGTCGACGATCAGGGCGAGGTCTCCAAGCGCTACCGCGCCACGCTGACACCGATGCTGATGGTGCTCGCCGCAGATGGCAGCGTCGCCTACAAGCATGTCGGCCAGCTCGACACAGAGACGGTGCAGGCCGTCGCCAACGCAATGAATCCGGGAAGCCACACCAACTGA
- a CDS encoding MipA/OmpV family protein, producing MTSLPPALLRPLLCTVVLSTPLLANAQEQRPGVQAGITFGATTGAYAHYDDKPLVLPALSWQGKRFFASPGSLGMNLYKADGLRVSAVATPYTLRFKTDDVNDPQLRRLHSRQMSAMVGINADYSADWGAVAASVKREVSGHGGGVESSLHYSYPIQAGRFTWAPRVGVVHSSARLLDYYYGISDEEALRSGLAAYKPGSATSPSLQIAVSTPLGTKWRATGVVANQWFGDAVEDSPMARRSSQTSAFISLMRAF from the coding sequence ATGACCTCGCTGCCCCCCGCCCTGCTGCGCCCCCTGCTGTGCACCGTCGTTCTCTCCACGCCGCTGCTGGCAAACGCGCAGGAACAGCGCCCGGGCGTGCAGGCCGGCATCACCTTCGGCGCGACCACCGGCGCCTACGCGCACTATGACGACAAGCCGCTGGTGCTGCCGGCGCTGTCCTGGCAGGGCAAGCGCTTCTTCGCCAGCCCTGGCTCGCTCGGCATGAACCTCTACAAGGCCGATGGCCTGCGCGTGTCGGCCGTGGCTACGCCCTACACGTTGCGCTTCAAGACCGACGACGTGAACGATCCGCAGCTGCGCCGCCTGCACAGCCGGCAGATGTCGGCAATGGTCGGCATCAACGCCGACTACAGTGCGGACTGGGGCGCGGTGGCGGCCAGCGTGAAGCGCGAAGTGAGCGGGCATGGCGGCGGTGTTGAATCAAGCCTGCACTACAGCTATCCGATCCAGGCCGGTCGCTTCACCTGGGCGCCGCGCGTGGGCGTGGTGCATTCCAGCGCACGCCTGCTCGACTACTACTACGGCATCAGCGACGAGGAGGCCCTGCGCTCCGGGCTGGCAGCCTACAAACCCGGCAGTGCCACCTCGCCGAGCCTGCAGATCGCGGTCAGCACGCCACTGGGTACGAAATGGCGCGCGACAGGCGTGGTCGCCAACCAGTGGTTCGGTGATGCCGTCGAGGACAGCCCGATGGCACGACGCAGCAGCCAGACATCCGCTTTCATCTCGCTGATGCGCGCGTTCTGA
- a CDS encoding response regulator transcription factor, with amino-acid sequence MRILLVEDDPDLSRALQSGLERQGVVADVVGSLAEAALALREPVHQLMLLDRQLPDGDGVGFVATARALRPNLAVIMLTAKGGLSDKVEGLDVGADDYLVKPVAIEELMARIRAVSRRPSAMVTPRLRLGRLEFDFESLQAQVDGQPVALPRRQVLVLQALAMRQGRTVTRSALEAAVYGFDDEIQSNALDAHISKLRKALQQAGAGVEIHVIRGVGYLLAEA; translated from the coding sequence ATGCGCATTCTCCTGGTCGAAGATGATCCCGATCTCTCGCGAGCCCTGCAGTCCGGGCTGGAGCGCCAGGGGGTGGTCGCCGACGTGGTTGGCAGCCTGGCCGAGGCGGCGCTCGCCCTGCGTGAGCCGGTGCACCAGCTGATGCTGCTTGATCGGCAGCTGCCGGACGGTGATGGCGTGGGTTTCGTGGCGACCGCCCGTGCCCTGCGGCCGAATCTGGCGGTGATCATGCTCACCGCCAAGGGGGGGCTGTCAGACAAGGTGGAGGGGCTGGATGTCGGTGCCGATGACTACCTGGTCAAGCCGGTAGCGATCGAAGAGCTGATGGCGCGGATCCGCGCCGTATCGCGTCGACCGTCGGCGATGGTGACCCCCCGGTTGCGGCTGGGCCGGCTGGAGTTTGATTTCGAATCGCTGCAGGCGCAGGTGGATGGACAGCCGGTGGCACTGCCACGGCGGCAGGTACTGGTGCTGCAGGCGCTGGCGATGCGGCAGGGTCGTACGGTCACCCGCAGTGCGCTGGAAGCGGCGGTGTACGGGTTTGATGATGAGATCCAGTCCAATGCGCTCGACGCGCATATCTCCAAGCTGCGCAAGGCGCTGCAGCAGGCCGGCGCAGGCGTGGAGATCCACGTGATCCGTGGCGTCGGCTACCTGCTGGCGGAGGCCTGA